Proteins from a genomic interval of Lycium ferocissimum isolate CSIRO_LF1 chromosome 2, AGI_CSIRO_Lferr_CH_V1, whole genome shotgun sequence:
- the LOC132047574 gene encoding protein COBRA-like: MGFFRSAVLLVFLLSCFSFSSTDAFDALDPNGNITIKWDVISWTPDGYLAVVTMFNFQQYRHIQAPGWTLGWTWAKKEVIWNMMGAQTTEQGDCSKFKGNIPHCCKKDPTVVDLLPGTPYNQQVANCCKGGVINSWGQDPETAISSFQVSVGSAGTTNKTVRVPKNFTLKAPGPGYTCGPAKIVKPTKFVTNDGRRVTQAMMTWNVTCTYSQFLAQKTPTCCVSLSSFYNDTIVPCPTCTCGCQKNGTQHGNCVDQDEPHLASVVSGHVGKNKYAPVVQCTNHMCPIRIHWHVKLNYKEYWRVKVTITNFNYNMNYTQWNLVVQHPNFDNLTQLFGFHYKSLTPYGAINDTAMLWGMKFYNDLLMNAGPLGNVQAELLFRKDLATFTFDKGWAFPRRVYSIFCAELPNNCKNLVRIKLFSKVEKKYALAPGFSKNQ; the protein is encoded by the exons ATGGGGTTCTTTAGATCTGCAGTATTATTAGTGTTCTTGCTGTCTTGCTTCAGCTTTTCATCAACAG ATGCCTTCGATGCACTTGATCCCAATGGGAACATCACAATAAAATGGGATGTCATCAGCTGGACACCTGATGGATATCTT GCTGTTGTGACTATGTTCAACTTCCAGCAATATAGGCATATTCAAGCACCAGGCTGGACTTTGGGATGGACATGGGCGAAGAAGGAGGTGATATGGAATATGATGGGAGCTCAAACAACAGAGCAAGGAGATTGTTCGAAATTTAAAGGAAACATTCCCCATTGCTGCAAGAAGGATCCAACAGTTGTTGATTTGCTGCCCGGAACTCCTTACAATCAGCAGGTTGCAAATTGTTGCAAGGGAGGAGTGATCAACTCATGGGGGCAAGATCCTGAAACTGCTATTAGCTCATTCCAAGTCAGTGTTGGTTCTGCCGGAACAACGAATAAAACAGTTAGAGTTCCTAAGAACTTCACCTTAAAGGCACCAGGACCTGGTTATACGTGTGGACCTGCTAAAATTGTTAAACCCACTAAGTTCGTTACTAATGATGGGAGACGAGTAACACAGGCCATGA TGACGTGGAATGTCACCTGTACATACTCACAGTTCCTAGCTCAAAAAACTCCAACATGCTGCGTCTCCCTCTCATCCTTCTACAATGACACAATTGTACCATGCCCAACATGCACATGTGGCTGCCAGAAGAATGGCACTCAGCATGGAAATTGTGTAGA TCAAGACGAACCGCACCTAGCTTCAGTTGTTTCAGGCCATGTAGGAAAGAACAAGTATGCTCCTGTGGTTCAGTGCACTAATCATATGTGCCCAATTAGAATTCACTGGCATGTGAAACTCAACTACAAGGAGTATTGGAGGGTGAAGGTCACTATAACGAACTTCAATTACAATATGAATTATACACAGTGGAACTTAGTTGTCCAGCATCCCAACTTTGACAACCTCACTCAGTTATTCGGCTTTCATTACAAGTCATTAACTCCTTATGGAGCAATAA ATGACACTGCTATGCTATGGGGTATGAAATTCTACAATGATCTGCTCATGAATGCTGGTCCATTAGGAAATGTGCAGGCCGAGCTTCTGTTCCGTAAGGATTTAGCGACTTTCACTTTTGATAAGGGGTGGGCTTTTCCACGCAGagtttattcaattttttgcgcgga ATTacctaataattgcaagaatttagTTCGAATCAAGCTTTTTTCGAAAGTTGAGAAGAAGTATGCACTTGCTCCAGGATTCTCCAAGAACcaataa